From the Candidatus Peregrinibacteria bacterium genome, one window contains:
- a CDS encoding Ig-like domain-containing protein has protein sequence MKKEIYSTARGSIRIGGILLASIFLLATPTHGFFDEKIEQILAESDSGVVEGLLGTPGNGKVILIWNTTYDTEGEEATKYRIEYGPTSVEAGTSEEYEFFLETEDNLPSAKVDDLANGTTYYFRVIGIFADKSESLPSQEISVKPVGDMQQQFSESPVVISAETTGSKTLLVFFSEEIILPSSTPELAFSITEEEGSQNSITVESAQYNTTSGSEEKSEVVLRTTESLVSGTTYRVTASAQITDIDGNPVESGSTDSATFGGFNGTESPESSYTPTSTDDSQETTGTTTTTTGGDKEISLDDLLNQLDDGSTSGEEGSQQDLENVLNVTSSSGEEDVTPPEDVTNLVDSIRAQIDKWIVTLAWTPSINSAGDLSDQILYRSLNRGTTWAGSSRLGKDARQVEIPENPNTTVAYKITTTDIAGNESAGIIRIVNLPALPATGGGVFLLGMSALAGGLMRLRRKK, from the coding sequence ATGAAAAAAGAAATATATTCCACAGCGAGGGGAAGCATAAGAATTGGCGGAATTCTTCTGGCATCAATCTTTCTTCTCGCTACTCCAACACACGGATTTTTTGACGAAAAAATTGAACAAATTCTTGCGGAATCAGATTCTGGGGTCGTAGAAGGACTTTTAGGGACTCCCGGAAACGGAAAAGTGATTCTTATTTGGAATACAACCTACGATACAGAAGGAGAAGAAGCGACGAAATATCGTATTGAATATGGTCCAACTTCTGTAGAAGCCGGAACCTCAGAAGAATATGAATTCTTTTTAGAAACGGAAGATAATCTTCCAAGCGCAAAGGTAGATGATCTTGCAAATGGAACAACATACTATTTTCGCGTCATTGGTATTTTTGCCGATAAGAGCGAAAGTCTTCCGAGTCAAGAAATCTCAGTAAAACCAGTCGGTGATATGCAACAACAATTTTCTGAATCTCCCGTTGTTATTTCTGCAGAAACCACAGGAAGCAAAACACTTCTCGTTTTCTTTTCGGAAGAAATTATTCTTCCAAGTAGTACGCCCGAACTCGCTTTTTCTATAACAGAAGAAGAGGGCTCACAAAATTCTATCACTGTAGAAAGTGCTCAATATAATACTACCTCAGGGTCCGAAGAAAAATCGGAAGTTGTTCTTCGAACAACAGAATCACTCGTTTCCGGAACAACATATCGTGTCACGGCTTCTGCTCAAATCACCGATATCGATGGAAATCCCGTAGAGAGTGGAAGTACCGATTCTGCAACTTTTGGAGGATTTAATGGTACAGAATCTCCCGAAAGCTCCTATACGCCCACGAGTACTGACGACAGTCAGGAAACAACAGGAACGACGACAACAACAACGGGAGGAGATAAAGAAATAAGCCTTGATGATCTCTTAAATCAACTTGATGATGGGAGCACGAGTGGAGAAGAAGGAAGTCAGCAAGATCTCGAAAACGTTTTAAATGTGACCAGCAGTTCTGGAGAAGAAGATGTTACTCCACCAGAAGACGTTACCAACCTTGTTGATTCTATCCGGGCACAAATTGATAAGTGGATTGTGACACTTGCGTGGACACCAAGTATTAATAGTGCAGGAGATTTAAGCGATCAAATTCTCTATCGCAGTCTTAATCGGGGAACAACATGGGCTGGCTCTTCTCGACTCGGAAAAGATGCCAGACAAGTGGAAATTCCAGAAAATCCAAACACCACCGTTGCCTATAAAATCACTACGACGGATATTGCAGGAAACGAGAGCGCTGGAATTATTAGAATTGTAAATCTTCCCGCACTTCCCGCAACAGGTGGAGGAGTTTTTCTCCTTGGAATGAGCGCCCTCGCTGGAGGACTCATGCGACTTCGACGAAAGAAATAA
- a CDS encoding CTP synthase: protein MPKFVFVTGGVCSSLGKGIASASIAKILKSAGFRVSVQKLDPYLNVDPGTMSPFQHGEVFVTDDGAETDLDLGHYERFIDEYLTESSSVTTGKIYRHVLEKERQGEFLGGTIQVVPHIVDEIKQRIQKAAEATQADVLVVEIGGTVGDIEGEPFLEAIRQIRQERGSHNAVSVHLTLLPYLAGSKELKTKPTQLSVREIRRAGIQPEIIVARADQEIPKELLLKIAKFCNTKEDAVFAAPTVKSIYEVPLIFEDQKIAAVLERELKLPKIRPKMSEWKKMLENMNGTHESIKIGMAGKYTGLEDAYLSVIESIKFAAYSVNRQVEIVWIDTEKIEKGVQKEMRKLEEISGVIVPGGFGNRGIEGKIAVAKYARENNLPYLGLCLGSQIMAIEFARNVLGIKNATSEEFQPHAKNKIIHFLPGQSESVRKGGTLRLGAWPCVVQKGTMTHEAYQKEEISERHRHRYEFNLEFRKPFEEKGFLFSGMSPDNNLVEIVEIARHPFMIGSQFHPEFLSRPGKPHPLFACFLQVATKLQK, encoded by the coding sequence GTGCCAAAGTTTGTTTTTGTTACTGGCGGTGTTTGCAGTTCCTTGGGAAAAGGAATCGCTTCCGCTTCCATTGCTAAAATTCTTAAATCCGCAGGATTTCGTGTTTCGGTGCAAAAACTCGATCCATATCTCAATGTCGATCCAGGAACCATGTCGCCTTTTCAACATGGCGAGGTCTTTGTGACAGATGATGGCGCTGAGACAGATCTCGATCTTGGGCACTATGAGCGTTTTATCGATGAATATCTTACAGAATCTTCGAGTGTGACTACTGGGAAAATTTATCGACACGTTCTTGAGAAAGAACGTCAGGGAGAGTTTTTGGGCGGGACTATTCAGGTAGTTCCTCATATTGTGGACGAAATTAAGCAGCGTATTCAAAAAGCGGCAGAGGCAACGCAAGCCGATGTTCTTGTGGTGGAAATTGGTGGAACCGTGGGGGATATTGAAGGGGAGCCATTTTTAGAGGCAATTCGACAAATTCGTCAAGAGCGTGGATCGCACAATGCTGTTTCTGTCCATTTAACCTTATTGCCGTATCTTGCTGGTTCGAAAGAACTCAAAACAAAGCCAACACAGCTTTCAGTTCGCGAGATTCGTCGTGCTGGTATTCAGCCGGAAATTATTGTTGCTCGTGCAGATCAAGAGATTCCAAAAGAGCTTCTCCTAAAAATTGCGAAGTTTTGTAATACAAAAGAAGACGCTGTTTTTGCGGCACCAACTGTGAAGAGCATTTACGAAGTTCCGCTTATTTTTGAAGATCAAAAAATTGCTGCCGTGCTTGAGCGAGAGTTAAAGCTTCCAAAAATTCGTCCAAAAATGTCCGAGTGGAAAAAAATGTTAGAAAATATGAACGGGACTCACGAATCCATAAAAATAGGAATGGCAGGAAAATATACGGGGCTAGAAGATGCTTATCTTTCTGTTATTGAATCCATCAAATTTGCCGCATATTCCGTGAATCGTCAGGTGGAAATAGTGTGGATTGATACGGAAAAGATCGAGAAGGGCGTACAAAAGGAAATGCGAAAACTCGAAGAAATTTCTGGAGTTATTGTCCCAGGTGGCTTTGGAAATAGGGGGATAGAGGGGAAAATAGCGGTGGCAAAATATGCAAGAGAAAACAACCTTCCGTATCTCGGACTTTGTCTTGGGTCACAAATTATGGCAATTGAATTTGCTCGGAATGTTTTGGGAATTAAAAACGCTACGAGTGAAGAGTTTCAGCCACATGCAAAAAATAAAATTATCCATTTTCTTCCAGGGCAATCTGAGAGCGTTCGAAAGGGAGGAACTTTGCGCCTTGGCGCGTGGCCATGTGTTGTCCAAAAAGGAACAATGACGCATGAAGCCTATCAAAAGGAGGAGATTTCTGAGCGTCATCGACATCGTTATGAGTTTAATCTCGAATTCCGAAAGCCTTTTGAGGAAAAAGGATTCCTTTTCTCTGGCATGTCTCCCGATAATAATCTTGTGGAGATTGTTGAAATTGCTCGTCATCCGTTTATGATTGGTTCGCAGTTTCATCCAGAGTTTTTAAGTCGTCCCGGAAAGCCTCATCCGCTTTTTGCATGCTTTTTACAAGTCGCAACGAAATTGCAGAAGTGA
- a CDS encoding dienelactone hydrolase family protein, which translates to MKNILLLTFSILFFSACSYPQSSETSNFPEQKEDMKISTDDHIGCQEGEIINGKCTVAEDGKKNTDLFENIDFLNVLGKEVVYAENIHGYLAEPEEEGVYPAVVMIHEWWGLNDNIRDMARLLASEGYVVLAVDLYNGEVAETSEQAGELASGVRENTEQAVANMRSAISYLRTLPNVEQEKIASLGWCFGGQQSLNLALASDDLSATVIYYGQLTDDTEQLQKIHWPVMGVFGSEDTNISVESVNAFSDALNALSIPSEIYMYKGVGHAFANPSGGSYAPQETLDAWQKTIAFLGKNLKGESK; encoded by the coding sequence ATGAAAAATATTCTTCTTCTCACTTTTTCTATTCTTTTTTTTTCGGCATGTTCTTATCCTCAGTCTTCTGAAACTTCTAATTTTCCAGAACAAAAGGAAGACATGAAGATAAGCACGGACGATCACATTGGGTGTCAAGAGGGTGAGATTATTAATGGAAAATGTACCGTTGCGGAAGATGGCAAAAAAAATACAGATCTTTTTGAGAATATCGATTTTCTGAATGTTTTGGGGAAAGAGGTGGTGTATGCAGAAAATATCCACGGATACCTTGCAGAACCAGAAGAAGAGGGGGTGTATCCTGCTGTGGTGATGATTCATGAATGGTGGGGTCTTAATGATAACATTCGTGATATGGCGCGCCTTTTGGCAAGCGAAGGATATGTAGTGCTTGCAGTAGATTTGTATAATGGTGAGGTGGCAGAAACTTCCGAGCAAGCAGGGGAGCTTGCGAGTGGTGTTCGAGAAAATACAGAACAAGCGGTGGCAAATATGCGGAGTGCTATTTCGTATCTCCGCACACTTCCAAATGTAGAACAAGAAAAAATTGCTTCTCTGGGGTGGTGTTTTGGCGGACAGCAATCACTTAATCTCGCACTTGCATCAGACGATCTCTCTGCAACGGTGATCTACTACGGACAGTTGACGGATGATACAGAACAACTTCAAAAAATTCATTGGCCAGTGATGGGAGTGTTCGGAAGTGAAGATACAAATATCTCCGTAGAAAGCGTTAATGCATTTAGCGATGCGCTGAATGCGCTTTCAATTCCGAGTGAAATCTATATGTACAAAGGAGTGGGACATGCCTTTGCAAATCCTTCGGGAGGCAGCTATGCTCCCCAAGAAACGCTGGATGCTTGGCAGAAAACCATTGCTTTTCTTGGAAAAAATCTTAAGGGAGAATCAAAATAA